One part of the Synechococcus sp. UW179A genome encodes these proteins:
- a CDS encoding 3'(2'),5'-bisphosphate nucleotidase CysQ encodes MMPTSMDLPAGISQDSLLEALRPLCWGAADILRAYARGEQPPHGFSRALSVDNGGEGPVSAADLAVNQWLLDGLSSAFPDAGWTLLSEETAKEQLTDGEPLPAEWLWILDPLDGTKDFLQGTGEYAVHLALVQGQRPVLGVVLLPEADELWFGLVGDGSWCENRSGIHSPVCFSDRSAEGELIMVASRSHRDDRLERLIAALPLAGSKAVGSVGCKVATILRGETDLYISLSGKSAPKDWDMAAPEAVLLAAGGAFTHADGRSLAYNTGDVRQAGCLIASNGKAHAELEQRAARAMETIDPGFQV; translated from the coding sequence ATGATGCCGACTTCGATGGACCTGCCTGCCGGCATCAGTCAGGACAGCCTGCTCGAGGCACTGCGCCCTCTCTGCTGGGGGGCCGCCGACATTCTGCGGGCCTATGCCCGCGGTGAGCAGCCTCCCCATGGTTTTTCCAGGGCCCTGAGTGTTGACAACGGTGGAGAGGGGCCCGTCTCTGCAGCTGACCTGGCGGTGAATCAATGGTTGCTGGATGGTCTGAGTTCAGCGTTCCCCGATGCTGGCTGGACCTTGCTCAGTGAGGAGACGGCCAAAGAGCAGCTCACCGATGGAGAGCCATTGCCTGCGGAATGGCTCTGGATTCTGGATCCTCTGGATGGCACCAAGGATTTTTTGCAAGGCACCGGTGAATACGCGGTTCATCTGGCGCTGGTGCAGGGTCAGCGTCCGGTTCTGGGTGTGGTGTTGCTTCCGGAAGCAGATGAGCTGTGGTTCGGCCTGGTGGGTGATGGCAGCTGGTGCGAAAATCGCAGCGGCATCCACAGTCCCGTTTGCTTCAGCGACCGCTCTGCTGAGGGCGAACTGATCATGGTGGCAAGCCGTAGTCATCGCGACGATCGCCTGGAACGACTGATTGCAGCTCTTCCTCTCGCCGGCTCCAAGGCTGTCGGCAGTGTGGGCTGCAAGGTGGCCACCATCCTTCGAGGAGAGACCGATCTCTACATCTCGCTCTCTGGCAAGAGCGCTCCAAAAGACTGGGATATGGCAGCCCCTGAGGCCGTGTTGCTGGCGGCTGGTGGTGCCTTTACCCATGCGGATGGTCGTTCGCTTGCCTACAACACTGGCGATGTGCGTCAGGCAGGTTGCCTGATCGCCAGCAATGGAAAAGCCCATGCCGAGCTTGAGCAGCGAGCGGCACGGGCTATGGAGACCATCGATCCTGGTTTTCAGGTCTGA
- the serS gene encoding serine--tRNA ligase — MLDQRLVRENPELIATQLGRRGLNVDLSSLQQIAQHQRDLEEERSTLQAEGNRIGKVVGQKIKAGADPKGAEVADLRQQGNAIKQKVSALEDEEKQIASRLKDQLLTFPNLPSADSPDGKDENDNIEVRSWGVPRQQEGLDEHWAIADRLGLLDSERSVRIAQSRFVTLFGQGARLERALINFMLDLHGSKGYKEVLPPVLVNSASLTGSGQLPKFAEESFRCADDDLWLTPTAEVPVTSLHRDEIIPGDQLPLKYVAYSPCFRREAGSYGRDTRGLIRLHQFNKVELYWFVHPEHSAEAHAQITADAEAVLQALELPYRVLELCTGDLGFSASRTYDLEVWLAGAGAYREISSCSVCGDFQARRSSIRTKEGKVTRLVHTLNGSGLAIGRTMAALLENGQQSDGSVLLPQALVPYFGGNRIQPE; from the coding sequence GTGCTCGATCAGCGTCTGGTGCGAGAGAACCCTGAGCTGATTGCTACTCAGCTGGGACGCAGGGGCCTGAATGTGGATCTCAGCTCCCTTCAGCAGATCGCTCAGCATCAAAGGGATCTCGAAGAAGAGCGCAGCACGCTTCAGGCGGAGGGAAACCGCATCGGCAAGGTCGTGGGGCAGAAGATCAAAGCCGGAGCCGATCCGAAGGGAGCAGAAGTCGCTGATCTGCGTCAGCAGGGCAACGCCATCAAGCAGAAGGTGTCAGCTCTCGAGGATGAAGAAAAGCAGATCGCCTCACGCTTGAAGGATCAGCTGCTCACATTTCCCAACCTGCCATCGGCCGACAGCCCCGATGGAAAAGATGAAAACGACAACATTGAGGTGCGCAGCTGGGGCGTCCCGCGCCAACAGGAGGGCCTTGACGAGCACTGGGCGATTGCTGACCGTCTTGGCCTGCTGGACAGTGAGCGATCAGTGCGCATTGCCCAGAGCCGATTCGTCACCCTGTTCGGCCAAGGCGCGCGACTAGAGCGCGCTCTGATCAACTTCATGCTCGACCTGCATGGCAGCAAGGGCTACAAAGAGGTGTTGCCCCCAGTGCTGGTGAACAGCGCCAGTCTCACAGGATCAGGGCAGCTGCCGAAGTTTGCCGAAGAGAGCTTCCGCTGCGCTGACGACGATCTCTGGCTGACGCCCACTGCGGAAGTACCTGTTACATCTCTGCATCGCGATGAAATCATTCCGGGGGATCAGCTGCCTCTGAAGTACGTGGCCTACAGCCCGTGCTTTCGCAGAGAAGCCGGCAGCTATGGCCGTGACACCCGAGGGCTGATCCGCCTGCACCAATTCAACAAAGTGGAGCTGTACTGGTTCGTGCACCCCGAACACTCAGCGGAAGCTCACGCGCAAATCACCGCCGATGCAGAGGCGGTGCTGCAAGCCCTGGAACTCCCTTACCGGGTGCTGGAACTCTGCACCGGTGATCTGGGATTTTCCGCGTCGCGCACCTACGACCTCGAAGTCTGGCTGGCAGGCGCCGGTGCGTACCGGGAGATCTCAAGTTGCAGCGTTTGCGGCGATTTCCAGGCACGACGTTCCTCGATTCGCACCAAGGAAGGGAAAGTGACCCGGCTGGTTCACACCCTGAATGGCAGTGGCCTGGCGATCGGCCGCACCATGGCCGCTCTGCTGGAAAACGGTCAGCAGTCCGACGGCAGTGTGCTGCTGCCTCAGGCACTGGTCCCTTACTTCGGTGGGAACAGAATCCAGCCAGAATGA
- the rpsN gene encoding 30S ribosomal protein S14: MAKKSMIARDAKRKKMVERFSAKRTALMAALNAAEGPMERLEIHRKIQALPRNSAPTRMRNRCWATGKPRGVYRDFGLCRNQLRERAHKGELPGVVKSSW; the protein is encoded by the coding sequence ATGGCCAAAAAGTCGATGATCGCCCGCGATGCGAAGCGCAAGAAGATGGTTGAGCGCTTCTCAGCCAAGCGGACTGCCCTAATGGCCGCCCTCAATGCAGCGGAGGGTCCTATGGAGCGGCTTGAGATCCACCGAAAGATCCAGGCACTCCCCCGCAACAGCGCCCCCACCCGCATGCGCAACCGCTGCTGGGCTACTGGCAAACCAAGAGGTGTTTATCGCGACTTTGGACTCTGCCGCAATCAACTTCGCGAACGTGCCCACAAAGGTGAACTCCCTGGTGTGGTCAAGTCCAGCTGGTGA
- the yidC gene encoding membrane protein insertase YidC, with protein sequence MIGYISDNLLLPILDFFYGLVPSYGLAIVALTVVIRLALFPLSAGSIRSARRMRIAQPVMQKRQAEIKSRFASNPQKQQEELGKLMKEFGSPLAGCLPLLVQMPILFALFATLRGSPFADVPYTLNLKVLPAEQIAAVEPKPFTSASHSIFVTETDHVPVIASLPGGTKLGTGESVQIQLQTKSGEAFAEVLNGVANGKSFLPAWAVTKGESIVSVSEAGEITALAPGDATVEGKIPGLAARSGFLFIKALGQVGFYTDGAVNWDIAILVGSFGLSLFISQLLSGMGMPANPQQSTANKITPVMITGMFLFFPLPAGVLLYMVIANIFQALQTFLLTREALPDNLQAILDDQLKQQPAAAAAGGVPGSRLPFEPKGGNK encoded by the coding sequence GTGATCGGTTACATCTCCGACAATCTGCTGCTGCCGATCCTGGATTTCTTCTATGGATTGGTGCCCAGCTACGGGCTCGCGATCGTGGCTCTCACGGTGGTGATCCGCCTGGCTCTGTTCCCGCTAAGCGCGGGATCCATCCGCAGCGCACGGCGCATGCGCATCGCCCAGCCTGTGATGCAGAAGCGGCAGGCTGAGATCAAGTCTCGCTTCGCCAGCAACCCTCAGAAACAGCAGGAAGAGCTGGGCAAATTGATGAAAGAGTTCGGCAGCCCCCTAGCCGGATGCTTGCCATTGTTGGTGCAGATGCCGATCCTGTTCGCGTTGTTCGCCACGCTGCGTGGATCACCATTTGCAGACGTTCCTTACACCCTCAATCTGAAAGTGCTGCCCGCCGAGCAGATCGCTGCGGTTGAGCCCAAACCATTTACCAGTGCAAGCCACTCGATCTTTGTCACTGAGACCGATCATGTCCCCGTGATCGCCAGCCTGCCCGGTGGGACCAAGCTCGGCACCGGTGAAAGCGTTCAGATCCAGCTTCAGACCAAAAGCGGTGAGGCTTTCGCGGAGGTCCTTAACGGTGTTGCAAACGGTAAGTCCTTCCTGCCTGCCTGGGCTGTGACCAAAGGGGAGTCGATTGTCTCCGTCTCCGAAGCCGGAGAGATCACAGCACTGGCTCCCGGTGATGCAACCGTTGAAGGCAAGATCCCCGGTTTGGCCGCCCGCAGTGGTTTCCTGTTCATCAAGGCTCTTGGACAGGTGGGCTTCTACACGGACGGTGCCGTGAATTGGGACATCGCCATCCTTGTTGGCTCCTTTGGCCTGAGCCTGTTCATTTCCCAGCTGCTGTCGGGTATGGGCATGCCAGCGAATCCGCAGCAATCCACAGCCAACAAGATCACCCCGGTGATGATCACTGGAATGTTCCTGTTCTTCCCACTGCCGGCCGGCGTTCTGCTTTACATGGTGATCGCCAACATCTTCCAGGCCCTGCAAACCTTCTTGCTGACCCGTGAAGCTTTACCAGACAATCTGCAAGCCATCCTGGACGACCAGCTCAAGCAGCAACCTGCCGCAGCCGCAGCCGGTGGAGTTCCAGGAAGCCGGTTACCTTTCGAGCCTAAGGGCGGCAACAAATGA
- the rseP gene encoding RIP metalloprotease RseP gives MNVLASLLALGLLIVIHEAGHFLAARLQGIRVNGFSVGFGPALLKTEQGGVTYALRLLPLGGFVSFPEDDEESDIPKDDPDLLRNRPIPQQMLVISAGVLANLLLAWLVLVGHTATTGVPGEPGPGVMVMSVQGGEPAALSGLKAGDRILSIDAVDLGRGEPAVQAAVDPIRNSPGQPLTLQVLRNGVVTPLQLTPTDQQGIGRIGAQLQEVVSGSTRPVRSLLEAVRVSSQQFGGLFSRTVSGYAGLFTNFGATAQQVSGPVKIVEMGAQLSSQGGSGLALFLALISINLAVLNALPLPLLDGGQLVFLLLEGLRGRPLPERFQLAVMQSSLLLVLGLSVLLIVRDTSQLPVVRQLIGQ, from the coding sequence ATGAACGTTCTGGCCTCACTCCTGGCTCTGGGGCTGTTGATCGTTATTCATGAAGCGGGGCATTTCCTGGCTGCCCGTCTGCAAGGCATTCGTGTCAACGGCTTTTCGGTGGGATTTGGGCCGGCTCTGCTCAAAACCGAGCAGGGAGGAGTGACCTACGCCCTGCGATTACTCCCACTGGGTGGATTTGTTTCCTTCCCTGAAGACGATGAAGAGAGTGATATTCCCAAAGACGATCCGGATCTTCTGCGCAACCGACCGATTCCCCAGCAGATGCTGGTGATCAGTGCTGGCGTTCTGGCCAATCTGCTGCTGGCCTGGTTAGTTCTTGTGGGACACACTGCCACCACAGGAGTCCCTGGGGAACCTGGACCAGGCGTGATGGTGATGAGCGTGCAGGGAGGTGAACCGGCAGCTCTTTCCGGGCTGAAAGCTGGCGACCGCATCTTGTCAATCGATGCCGTTGATCTTGGCCGTGGAGAGCCGGCCGTCCAGGCGGCAGTGGATCCGATCCGCAACAGCCCTGGGCAACCGCTCACGCTTCAAGTGCTCAGAAACGGTGTGGTCACGCCACTCCAGCTCACGCCTACTGACCAGCAGGGTATCGGCCGTATCGGCGCCCAACTTCAGGAAGTTGTCAGCGGCTCCACTCGTCCCGTGCGCTCACTGCTGGAAGCGGTCCGCGTATCCAGCCAGCAGTTCGGCGGGCTCTTCAGCAGAACGGTGTCTGGCTATGCAGGATTGTTCACGAATTTCGGCGCCACCGCTCAGCAGGTCTCAGGCCCTGTGAAAATTGTGGAAATGGGTGCGCAACTCTCGAGTCAGGGAGGGTCGGGTCTCGCCCTATTTCTGGCTCTGATCTCCATCAACCTGGCGGTTCTCAACGCCTTGCCACTGCCGCTGCTCGATGGCGGACAACTGGTGTTTCTGCTGCTGGAGGGGCTGCGCGGCCGCCCACTGCCGGAGCGGTTTCAGTTGGCAGTGATGCAGTCCAGTCTGCTGTTGGTGCTTGGCCTCAGCGTGCTGCTGATCGTGCGCGACACCAGCCAGCTTCCTGTGGTGCGTCAATTAATCGGCCAATGA
- a CDS encoding PH domain-containing protein, which yields MTSSIKENTFYEGGPAKGDLIFNILLGFTLIALPFTVGAIVRALWLRFRITSRRVSVSGGWMGKDRSQVVYSQIREVRCVPRGFGAWGDMVLVLTDGSRLELRSMPRFREVETYIQERITSRPESNGSSSDSIPSKGFAA from the coding sequence ATGACCAGCTCCATCAAGGAAAACACCTTTTACGAAGGAGGTCCTGCGAAAGGGGATCTCATCTTCAACATCCTTCTGGGCTTCACCCTGATTGCCCTGCCATTCACCGTGGGGGCCATCGTGCGGGCTCTTTGGCTGCGCTTTCGCATCACCAGTCGGAGAGTGTCCGTGAGCGGCGGATGGATGGGCAAGGACCGCAGCCAGGTGGTCTACAGCCAGATCCGTGAGGTGCGCTGTGTGCCCCGTGGCTTTGGCGCATGGGGCGACATGGTTCTTGTGCTTACGGATGGATCACGACTTGAGCTCCGTTCGATGCCGCGCTTCCGTGAGGTTGAGACCTACATCCAGGAACGCATCACGAGCAGGCCTGAATCCAATGGCTCAAGCAGTGACAGCATTCCAAGCAAAGGCTTCGCTGCCTAA
- the rpmH gene encoding 50S ribosomal protein L34 translates to MTKRTLGGTSRKRRRVSGFRVRMRTHTGRRVIRSRRKRGRSRLSV, encoded by the coding sequence ATGACGAAACGAACCCTCGGAGGCACAAGTCGCAAGCGCAGACGCGTGTCCGGTTTCAGAGTGCGGATGCGCACTCACACGGGTCGTCGTGTGATCCGCAGCCGCCGCAAACGCGGTCGTTCACGCCTTTCCGTGTGA
- a CDS encoding AAA family ATPase, with amino-acid sequence MTDNWIAQLDLLIRSGTPLIWIRSHEEERVETLLRQTSERLPDRTLTCWDFVGGLSGALGQEQLGARQPMAVLQWLQERSPSSPTLLLLKDVHRFCEDPGIARMLRNLASQLRTTPHTLIVTCGQWTPPADLDEALTLMDLPLPQEQELRTLLANIAKASGRALEAEVLEELTHACCGLSETRVRHVAAKALAQRGSLSREDLVDVLEEKRLSLARSEVLEFCRTDATPGDIGGLETLKHWLDQRHRAFNDDARRFGLPLPRGVLLVGPQGTGKSLTARAIAHSWSMPLLRLDVGRLFSGLVGASEARTRDMIQRAEAMAPCVLWIDEIDKGFGNDSRSDGGTSQRVLATVLTWMAEKRSAVFVVATANGVERLPAELLRKGRFDEIFLLDLPSRDERLSILSLHLQRRRPGLNLPLSTVVDRTDGYSGAELEQVVIEAMHLAFAEIRELTESDMILAASQLVPLSRTAREQMESLKQWASAGRARPASLRAVTNPDTA; translated from the coding sequence ATGACTGATAACTGGATCGCACAACTGGACCTCTTAATTCGATCGGGCACACCGTTGATCTGGATCCGTAGCCATGAGGAGGAACGCGTGGAAACGCTGCTACGCCAGACATCGGAGCGGCTGCCCGATCGCACCCTGACCTGCTGGGATTTCGTGGGAGGTCTCAGCGGCGCCCTGGGCCAGGAACAACTGGGAGCTCGACAGCCGATGGCGGTGCTGCAGTGGCTGCAGGAGCGCTCCCCTTCCAGTCCGACCCTTCTGCTGCTCAAGGATGTGCACAGGTTCTGCGAGGACCCTGGAATCGCCCGCATGCTGCGCAACCTCGCCAGCCAGCTACGAACCACTCCACACACCTTGATCGTGACCTGCGGGCAGTGGACACCCCCCGCCGACCTGGACGAGGCGCTCACCCTGATGGACCTGCCTTTGCCCCAGGAGCAGGAATTACGAACACTGCTCGCCAACATTGCTAAAGCCAGCGGACGAGCCCTGGAGGCTGAAGTGCTTGAGGAACTCACCCATGCCTGCTGCGGCCTTAGCGAAACCAGGGTGAGGCATGTGGCCGCCAAAGCACTCGCACAACGTGGATCTCTCAGCCGCGAAGACTTGGTCGATGTGCTGGAAGAGAAACGGCTTTCCCTAGCCCGCAGCGAAGTGCTGGAGTTCTGCCGAACGGATGCGACGCCTGGTGACATCGGCGGGTTGGAAACGCTCAAGCATTGGCTTGATCAACGTCACAGGGCCTTCAACGATGATGCACGCCGCTTTGGACTTCCACTGCCTCGAGGGGTGCTCCTGGTGGGGCCTCAGGGCACCGGCAAGTCACTCACAGCCAGAGCAATCGCCCACAGCTGGTCGATGCCTCTTCTGAGACTTGACGTTGGCCGCCTCTTTTCCGGCCTAGTCGGAGCCAGTGAAGCCAGAACCCGCGACATGATTCAACGGGCGGAAGCGATGGCGCCCTGCGTTCTCTGGATCGATGAAATCGACAAGGGATTCGGCAACGACAGCCGCAGTGATGGCGGCACCAGTCAGCGAGTTCTGGCCACCGTGCTCACCTGGATGGCCGAGAAACGCTCTGCGGTGTTTGTGGTGGCCACGGCGAACGGTGTGGAGCGTTTACCTGCGGAGCTGCTGCGCAAGGGACGTTTTGATGAAATCTTCCTGCTGGATCTGCCTTCGAGAGATGAGCGACTGAGCATCCTCAGCCTTCACCTGCAGAGGCGGCGTCCTGGTCTCAATCTGCCGTTGTCAACCGTGGTCGATCGCACGGACGGCTACTCCGGCGCTGAATTGGAGCAAGTGGTGATCGAAGCGATGCACCTGGCATTCGCCGAAATCCGTGAACTCACGGAAAGCGACATGATCCTGGCGGCATCGCAGCTCGTCCCCCTGTCACGCACGGCAAGGGAGCAGATGGAAAGCCTTAAGCAATGGGCCAGTGCCGGGCGAGCCAGACCTGCATCATTGCGAGCCGTAACGAACCCTGACACGGCGTAA
- a CDS encoding DUF177 domain-containing protein, with the protein MIPGLEPVPLRELQALGTSRVWSVDGQLDEMPSLTPVRGTLRAEHLGNLLEVEGSLQTIVCLRCDRCLGHFNQQLSAISKELIWLGQEPSDSHLAEAGLDPASPDGLMECLNPRGDFEPERWVFEQLSLQMSVVNHCGEHCPGMPQQPSDISVIGGEKRQTPDPRWQALKDLQSSMHRKETNHD; encoded by the coding sequence ATGATTCCCGGCCTTGAGCCGGTACCGCTCAGGGAGCTACAAGCTCTGGGAACCTCCAGGGTCTGGTCTGTGGATGGTCAACTTGATGAGATGCCCAGCCTCACTCCCGTGCGAGGCACTCTTAGGGCTGAGCATCTTGGCAATCTTCTCGAGGTTGAAGGATCGTTGCAGACCATCGTCTGCCTTCGCTGCGACCGTTGCCTCGGGCACTTCAACCAACAGCTCAGCGCCATCTCCAAGGAACTGATCTGGCTGGGCCAGGAACCTAGCGATAGTCATCTCGCCGAAGCGGGACTGGACCCGGCTTCACCCGATGGCCTGATGGAGTGCCTGAACCCACGCGGCGATTTCGAACCGGAACGTTGGGTTTTTGAACAGCTGAGCCTGCAGATGTCGGTCGTCAATCACTGCGGAGAGCACTGCCCGGGGATGCCACAACAACCATCGGATATCTCCGTCATTGGCGGAGAGAAGAGGCAAACACCTGATCCTCGCTGGCAGGCCCTGAAGGATCTGCAGTCGTCGATGCACCGCAAAGAGACGAACCATGACTGA
- the rnpA gene encoding ribonuclease P protein component, giving the protein MVLPASMRLRGHRCFDHLHRKGKRFHGSLMVLRKASAHHSLLKYPATTSSSDTPCAARTCRVAVVISSKVSKRAVIRNRLRRRLHDHLRTRFEHAPEHASVWILVSLKPGAATEDHDLLEECDRLLEQAGLKP; this is encoded by the coding sequence ATGGTCCTGCCGGCATCCATGCGTCTGCGCGGCCATCGCTGTTTTGATCATCTGCATCGGAAAGGCAAGCGCTTCCACGGCAGCCTGATGGTGCTGAGGAAGGCCTCAGCCCACCATTCCCTGCTCAAATACCCTGCAACCACGTCGTCATCAGACACACCCTGCGCAGCTCGAACATGCCGTGTGGCTGTGGTGATCAGTAGCAAAGTCAGCAAGCGGGCCGTGATCAGGAATCGATTACGGCGGCGCTTGCACGACCATCTGCGTACAAGGTTCGAGCATGCTCCAGAACACGCCAGCGTCTGGATACTGGTCAGTTTGAAGCCCGGGGCAGCCACAGAGGATCACGACTTGCTGGAAGAATGCGACAGATTGCTTGAACAGGCGGGCCTGAAGCCATGA
- a CDS encoding polyribonucleotide nucleotidyltransferase produces the protein MQGQTQSISFDGREIRLTTGRYAPQAGGSVMIECGDTSVLVTATRSKGREGIDFLPLICDYEERLYAAGRIPGSFMRREGRPPERATLICRLIDRPMRPLFPSWMRDDIQIVATCMSLDERVPADVLSVTGASMATLLAGIPFQGPMAAVRVGLLGDDFVLNPSFREIERGDLDLVVAGTPDGVVMVEAGANQLPEGDVIEAIDFGYEAVCELIKAQESILKEAGIEQVKPEAPSEDTTLPVYLEKACSKSIGDVLSQFDQSKAERDEKLDAIRDQTAETIEGLKDSDPVRQLVSGNGKALPTSFKALTKKLMRQQIVKDGKRVDGRSLDQVRPISAAAGVLPKRVHGSGLFQRGLTQVLSTATLGTPSDAQEMDDLNPNTEKTYLHHYNFPPYSVGETKPMRSPGRREIGHGALAERAILPVLPAKDTFPYVVRVVSEVLSSNGSTSMGSVCGSTLALMDAGVPLKAPVSGAAMGLIKEGKEVRILTDIQGIEDFLGDMDFKVAGTDKGITALQMDMKITGLEIKTVAEAINQARPARLHILEKMLEAIDTPRDGMSPHAPRLLSFRIDPELIGTVIGPGGRTIKGITERTNTKIDIEDSGIVTIASHDGAAADEAQKIIEGLTRKVNEGEVFSGSITRIIPIGAFVEILPGKEGMIHISQLSEARVEKVEDVVKVGDEVTVRVREIDNRGRINLTLRGVPQSGEHTEPEPAPTPVAPLS, from the coding sequence GTGCAAGGTCAGACACAGTCGATCTCCTTTGACGGTCGGGAGATTCGGTTGACCACGGGGCGGTACGCCCCCCAGGCCGGTGGCTCGGTGATGATCGAATGCGGTGACACTTCGGTGCTTGTCACAGCTACCAGATCCAAGGGACGCGAAGGCATCGATTTCCTTCCCCTCATCTGCGACTACGAAGAGCGCCTTTACGCAGCAGGCCGCATTCCAGGAAGTTTCATGCGCCGAGAGGGGAGACCTCCCGAGCGAGCCACACTGATCTGCCGTTTGATCGACAGGCCGATGCGGCCTCTCTTCCCTAGCTGGATGAGAGACGACATCCAAATCGTGGCCACTTGCATGTCGCTTGACGAGCGTGTTCCTGCGGATGTGCTGTCGGTGACTGGCGCTTCAATGGCGACACTCTTGGCGGGCATTCCCTTCCAAGGACCGATGGCTGCGGTGCGTGTTGGCCTCCTGGGCGACGACTTCGTGCTCAACCCCAGCTTCCGAGAGATCGAACGAGGAGATCTCGATCTGGTCGTGGCCGGCACACCCGATGGTGTTGTGATGGTTGAGGCAGGGGCGAATCAGCTGCCGGAAGGGGATGTGATTGAAGCGATCGACTTCGGATATGAAGCGGTCTGTGAGCTGATCAAGGCTCAGGAATCCATCCTCAAAGAGGCTGGAATCGAGCAGGTCAAGCCAGAGGCTCCCAGCGAAGACACCACCTTGCCGGTTTATCTGGAAAAGGCTTGCAGCAAGTCGATTGGCGATGTGCTCAGCCAGTTCGATCAGAGCAAGGCAGAACGCGACGAAAAGCTCGATGCCATCCGTGATCAAACCGCTGAAACCATTGAGGGGCTCAAGGACTCGGACCCCGTCCGTCAGCTGGTTTCAGGCAATGGCAAAGCACTGCCGACCAGCTTCAAAGCCCTGACCAAGAAGCTGATGCGTCAGCAGATCGTGAAAGACGGCAAGCGTGTTGACGGCAGAAGTCTCGACCAGGTGCGTCCGATCAGCGCGGCGGCCGGCGTGCTGCCCAAGCGAGTTCATGGCTCAGGTTTGTTCCAACGCGGCCTCACGCAGGTGCTGTCGACCGCAACTCTTGGCACACCCAGCGATGCCCAGGAGATGGACGATCTCAACCCCAACACTGAGAAGACCTACCTCCATCACTACAACTTCCCTCCCTACTCAGTGGGCGAGACCAAACCGATGCGCTCCCCTGGCAGGCGTGAAATCGGCCATGGAGCCCTTGCAGAACGAGCCATCTTGCCCGTGCTGCCAGCGAAAGACACCTTCCCTTACGTGGTGAGGGTGGTGAGTGAGGTTCTCAGCTCCAATGGCTCCACCTCAATGGGTTCAGTCTGCGGCAGTACCCTCGCCCTGATGGACGCCGGTGTGCCATTGAAAGCACCCGTCAGCGGTGCCGCAATGGGTTTGATCAAAGAGGGCAAAGAGGTTCGAATCCTCACCGATATCCAGGGCATTGAGGACTTCCTCGGCGACATGGACTTCAAGGTGGCGGGCACCGACAAGGGCATCACCGCCCTGCAGATGGACATGAAGATCACCGGCCTGGAGATCAAAACCGTTGCAGAGGCCATCAATCAGGCGCGTCCTGCCCGTCTCCACATCCTCGAAAAGATGCTGGAGGCAATTGATACTCCCCGTGATGGCATGTCACCCCATGCCCCTCGCTTGCTCAGCTTCCGCATTGACCCGGAACTCATCGGCACTGTGATTGGTCCTGGTGGCCGCACCATCAAGGGGATCACTGAACGCACCAACACCAAGATCGATATCGAAGACAGTGGCATTGTCACTATTGCGTCCCATGACGGAGCGGCGGCTGATGAAGCTCAGAAGATCATCGAAGGGCTCACCCGCAAGGTCAATGAGGGCGAGGTGTTCAGCGGTTCGATTACCCGGATCATTCCAATCGGCGCCTTTGTGGAGATTCTCCCTGGCAAGGAAGGCATGATCCACATCTCCCAGCTGTCTGAAGCACGGGTCGAGAAGGTGGAAGACGTGGTGAAAGTGGGCGACGAGGTCACCGTTCGTGTCCGCGAAATTGACAACCGCGGCCGCATCAATCTGACCCTGCGCGGTGTGCCCCAGAGCGGTGAACACACTGAGCCCGAACCTGCCCCCACGCCTGTTGCTCCCCTCTCCTGA
- a CDS encoding DUF2808 domain-containing protein: MKRHCSLTPHRRAGLAALVGCGVIGAAAALPLSTPPAVAQNTPSLLEFRWDSGTGYRKLYFVQSSQRRRERSEYFFMLRKKDRKTAILKLSITVPSYFNARIRPKNLSLCKMSMGGMLSRSKCKEVLPAVFEVNEKQTAIEVFPDTPIPTGGTYAVVMNVFNPSQGGMFQFNALAQAPGDVPVSGYLGSWLVDID; this comes from the coding sequence ATGAAAAGACATTGTTCTCTCACACCCCATCGCAGAGCAGGACTGGCAGCCTTGGTCGGTTGCGGAGTCATCGGCGCAGCGGCGGCGCTACCCCTCTCAACACCCCCCGCCGTTGCTCAGAACACACCGTCTCTGCTGGAATTCCGCTGGGATTCAGGAACTGGATATCGGAAGCTCTACTTCGTTCAGAGCAGCCAACGCCGGCGTGAGCGCTCGGAGTACTTCTTCATGCTGCGAAAGAAGGATCGCAAGACCGCGATCCTCAAATTGAGCATCACGGTGCCCAGCTATTTCAACGCGCGCATCCGTCCTAAGAATCTCTCTCTCTGCAAGATGTCGATGGGCGGAATGCTCTCAAGAAGCAAGTGCAAAGAGGTGCTGCCGGCGGTGTTCGAAGTGAATGAGAAACAGACAGCCATCGAGGTCTTCCCCGACACTCCGATTCCAACTGGTGGTACTTATGCCGTGGTCATGAATGTCTTCAATCCGAGCCAGGGGGGAATGTTCCAGTTCAATGCTCTGGCGCAGGCCCCCGGAGACGTTCCCGTGTCCGGCTACCTCGGCAGCTGGCTTGTGGATATCGACTAA